One stretch of Anolis carolinensis isolate JA03-04 chromosome 3, rAnoCar3.1.pri, whole genome shotgun sequence DNA includes these proteins:
- the rnf7 gene encoding RING-box protein 2 isoform X2 translates to MADAEDGDEPGVSVAPHAGSSGSKAGGGVDKMFSLKKWNAVAMWSWDVECDTCAICRVQMPVLDVKLKTNKKIVLWSGESVIIPSTTAACHFG, encoded by the exons ATGGCCGACGCCGAGGACGGAGACGAGCCGGGCGTGTCGGTGGCGCCTCACGCGGGCTCCTCCGGCTCGAAGGCGGGCGGCGGCGTGGACAAGATGTTCTCCCTCAAGAAGTGGAACGCCGTGGCCATGTGGAGCTGGGACGTGGAGTGCGACACCTGCGCCATCTGCCGGGTGCAG ATGCCTGTCTTAGATGTCAAGctgaaaacaaacaagaagattGTGTTG tgGTCTGGGGAGAGTGTAATCATTCCTTCCACAACTGCTGCATGTCACTTTGGGTGA
- the rnf7 gene encoding RING-box protein 2 isoform X1, which produces MADAEDGDEPGVSVAPHAGSSGSKAGGGVDKMFSLKKWNAVAMWSWDVECDTCAICRVQVMDACLRCQAENKQEDCVVVWGECNHSFHNCCMSLWVKQNNRCPLCQQDWVVQRIGK; this is translated from the exons ATGGCCGACGCCGAGGACGGAGACGAGCCGGGCGTGTCGGTGGCGCCTCACGCGGGCTCCTCCGGCTCGAAGGCGGGCGGCGGCGTGGACAAGATGTTCTCCCTCAAGAAGTGGAACGCCGTGGCCATGTGGAGCTGGGACGTGGAGTGCGACACCTGCGCCATCTGCCGGGTGCAGGTCATGG ATGCCTGTCTTAGATGTCAAGctgaaaacaaacaagaagattGTGTTG tgGTCTGGGGAGAGTGTAATCATTCCTTCCACAACTGCTGCATGTCACTTTGGGTGAAACAGAACAACCGGTGCCCCCTCTGCCAGCAGGACTGGGTGGTCCAGAGAATAGGCAAATAG